The genomic region GGGCGATCTGCGCGGTGGATGGGCACCAGCCTGTCCTGGAGACGCCGGAGGCGATCACCGCTGCCGGCCTCGCGGGTGACCCGGTGGCGCAGGAAGTGCTGGAGCAATTCAGTTGCTGGCTGGGTCGGGTGGCGGGCAACAACGTGCTGACCACCGGAGGGCGTGGCGGGGTTTATATCGTCGGTGGCGTGATCCCGCGTTTTGCCGATTTCTTCATCAAGAGCGGCTTCGCCAGAAGCTTTGCCGACAAGGGCTGCATGAGCGATTACTTCAAGGGCATTCCGGTGTGGTTGGTGACGGCGCCGTATTCCGGGCTGATCGGGGCGGGGGTGGCCTTGCAGCAGGCGCTTTGCGACTGATTCGGTGTTGGCTTCTTCGTGGGCAAGCCCGCTCCCACGGATACGGTGGAACCCTTGGGTCCACCGATTCCTTGCAGGAGCGGGCTTGCCCGCGAAGAGGCCCTCAAGATCAACACATCTTCACCGCTCAATCGATTGAGGCATAATCCGCGTTTCGGTCCTAACCACAACAACAGGGACATCCCCCGTGAGCGCATTCAGTAAGTCCATTCTCCTGGTCGATGATGATCAGGAAATCCGTGAACTGCTGGACACCTACCTCAGTCGTGCCGGTTTTCAGGTGCGCACGGTCGGTGATGGCGCCGGTTTTCGCCAGGCGCTCAATGAAGCGCCGAGTGACCTGGTCATCCTCGATGTGATGCTGCCCGACGAAGACGGCTTCAGCCTCTGCCGCTGGGTCCGCCAGCACCCGCGCCAGGCCCACGTTCCGATCATCATGCTGACCGCCAGTTCCGACGAGGCAGACCGGGTGATTGGTCTTGAGCTTGGCGCAGACGATTACCTCGGCAAACCCTTCAGTCCCCGTGAGTTGCAGGCCCGGATCAAGGCTCTGCTGCGCCGTGCCCAATTCGGCCAGGAACGCGCTGGCAGCGAAGTGCTGGCCTTCGACGAGTGGCGCCTGGACACGGTCAGTCACCGCTTGTTCCACGTCGACGGTGAAGAGGTGATTCTTTCCGGTGCCGACTTCGCCCTGCTCAAGCTGTTTCTCGACCATCCCCAGGAAATCCTCGATCGCGACACCATCGGCAATGCCACCCGTGGACGCGACCTGATGCCCCTGGACCGGATCGTCGACATGGCGGTCAGCCGCTTGCGCCAACGCCTGCGCGATACCGAGAAACCTCCACGGCTGATCCGCACCGTGCGTGGCAGCGGTTACCAGTTGGCTGCCAACGTCACCGCCGCCAATGCTCTCTGAACTGCGCCAGCGTCTGCCGGTGCCACGCTCGCTGCTTGGGCGGATGCTGCTGCTGACGTTGCTTGCAGTGCTGTTGGCCCAGGCGCTGTCCAGTGTCATCTGGCTTTCGCAATTGCGTGCAACCCAGCTCGAAGGGCTGGTCACCAGTGCCCGTAGCCTGGCCCACTCGATGACGGCCAGCGTCAGTTACCTGCGCTCGTTGCCCCTGGCCTATCGGCCACTGGTGCTCGACCAGTTGCGCAGCATGGGCGGGACACGATTCGTCGTGACCCTCAACGACAAGCCGCTGGACATGCAACTGCTTGGCCCGACCCCACGCAAGACGGCGGTACTCGAAGCGGTCCACGAGGTGCTGCGCCAGTCCCTGGGCAATGACGTCGATATCACGGTGAACTTCGTCAGCCCCGACAATCTGCGGATCTTCAACGGCGGTCTGAAGCTCGACGAACTGCCGCGTTCCTGGGCGCACTACGCGCTGACCCTGGAACCGGTGAATCCGCCGGTACTGGTCACGCAGATCCAGATGTCGCCCGGCGAATGGCTGTATATCGCCTCGTTGTTGCCCGAACCCTATACCAGCCTGGAAGAGGAGGGGCTACCGTCCCAGCAGGTCTGGTTCATTCTGCTCACCAGCGGTTTCCTTTTGCTGTTCATCGGTCTGCTGGTGCATTGGCAGAGTCGGCCACTCAAGCGCCTGGCCCGTTCGGCACGGGATATGTCGCTGGGGGCGGAGGAGGTGCGTCCGGTAATGGAGGGCGGTGGCAGCGAAGTGATGGAAGTCGGGCGGGCGCTCAACACCATGCGTGAGCGCATCAGTCGCTACCTGACCGAGCGCAGTCAGTTGTTCAGTGCGATCTCCCACGACCTGCGTACGCCCATCACCCGCCTGCGCCTGCGAGTCGAG from Pseudomonas asplenii harbors:
- a CDS encoding response regulator, which gives rise to MSAFSKSILLVDDDQEIRELLDTYLSRAGFQVRTVGDGAGFRQALNEAPSDLVILDVMLPDEDGFSLCRWVRQHPRQAHVPIIMLTASSDEADRVIGLELGADDYLGKPFSPRELQARIKALLRRAQFGQERAGSEVLAFDEWRLDTVSHRLFHVDGEEVILSGADFALLKLFLDHPQEILDRDTIGNATRGRDLMPLDRIVDMAVSRLRQRLRDTEKPPRLIRTVRGSGYQLAANVTAANAL
- a CDS encoding HAMP domain-containing sensor histidine kinase, with the protein product MLSELRQRLPVPRSLLGRMLLLTLLAVLLAQALSSVIWLSQLRATQLEGLVTSARSLAHSMTASVSYLRSLPLAYRPLVLDQLRSMGGTRFVVTLNDKPLDMQLLGPTPRKTAVLEAVHEVLRQSLGNDVDITVNFVSPDNLRIFNGGLKLDELPRSWAHYALTLEPVNPPVLVTQIQMSPGEWLYIASLLPEPYTSLEEEGLPSQQVWFILLTSGFLLLFIGLLVHWQSRPLKRLARSARDMSLGAEEVRPVMEGGGSEVMEVGRALNTMRERISRYLTERSQLFSAISHDLRTPITRLRLRVELLEDEQLQLKFGRDLDELEMLVKGALQCVKDTDIHENIEPVDLNQALDTLVECYLSPNGNGLVSINGRAQASYPGKPLALRRCMGNLIDNALKYGERAHLHIEDDDSAFVLHVDDEGPGVPEQRLQQVFEPHFRLSGHQQGYGLGLGIARNIAHSHGGEVSLQNLRGGGLRVTLCLPRNVD